One genomic segment of Microbacterium maritypicum includes these proteins:
- a CDS encoding amino acid ABC transporter ATP-binding protein, with amino-acid sequence MMTSDTPLVVVENVQKHYGDFQALTDIDLTVNSGEVVVVIGPSGSGKSTLCRTINRLETITSGSISIDGKELPAEGKGLAHLRADVGMVFQSFNLFAHLTILENVTLGPIKVRGIKKSDAEKEAMMLLERVGVAQQANKLPAQLSGGQQQRVAIARALAMQPKVMLFDEPTSALDPEMINEVLDVMVELAHDGMTMIVVTHEMGFARKAADRVVFMADGRIVEEATPEEFFTHPKSDRAKDFLSKLLTH; translated from the coding sequence ATGATGACCTCTGATACCCCGCTCGTCGTGGTCGAGAACGTCCAGAAGCACTACGGCGATTTCCAGGCGCTCACCGACATCGACCTGACCGTCAACTCGGGGGAGGTCGTGGTCGTGATCGGCCCGTCCGGCTCCGGCAAGTCGACGCTCTGCCGCACGATCAATCGTCTCGAGACGATCACGAGCGGCAGCATCAGCATCGACGGCAAGGAGCTCCCGGCCGAGGGTAAGGGCCTGGCGCATCTGCGGGCGGACGTCGGCATGGTCTTCCAGTCCTTCAACCTCTTCGCCCACCTCACGATCCTCGAGAACGTGACACTCGGCCCGATCAAGGTCCGCGGCATCAAGAAGTCCGACGCCGAGAAGGAGGCGATGATGCTGCTCGAGCGCGTCGGCGTCGCCCAGCAGGCGAACAAGCTCCCCGCCCAGCTCTCCGGCGGCCAGCAGCAGCGCGTGGCGATCGCCCGCGCTCTCGCGATGCAGCCCAAGGTGATGCTGTTCGACGAGCCCACCAGCGCCCTCGACCCCGAGATGATCAACGAGGTCCTCGACGTCATGGTCGAGCTGGCGCACGACGGAATGACGATGATCGTCGTCACCCACGAGATGGGCTTCGCCCGCAAGGCCGCCGACCGCGTGGTCTTCATGGCCGACGGACGGATCGTGGAGGAGGCGACTCCCGAGGAGTTCTTCACGCATCCGAAGAGCGATCGCGCCAAGGACTTCCTCTCGAAGCTCCTCACGCACTGA
- a CDS encoding amino acid ABC transporter permease yields MSSVLFDVPGPRAVVRNRLIGAATVLVVLAVLGWVVWRLFATGQFSAEKWNIFTFSAVWVRFGEGLVATLAAFAVAGVGSIALGFLLGIGRLSEHAWVREPVRWIIEVLRAVPVLILMMLLYYGLPVIGVKMPPYWAVVIALIVYNGSVLAEVLRAGIESLPRGQKEAGYAIGLRKTGVMYFILIPQAVRAMMPVIIAQLVVALKDTALGFIITYQELLYVINQIGNQAPYGSPLIPAAIVGGSMYVAVCLLLSYIAYRLQRRAKRSPKAGPAVPDPRQHGGETNTSLIVLQGDGSEKTR; encoded by the coding sequence ATGAGTTCCGTCCTTTTCGACGTCCCCGGCCCTCGTGCCGTCGTCCGCAACCGGCTCATCGGAGCCGCAACGGTCCTCGTCGTCCTCGCCGTGCTCGGCTGGGTCGTGTGGAGACTCTTCGCCACGGGACAGTTCTCTGCGGAGAAGTGGAACATCTTCACCTTCTCCGCGGTCTGGGTCCGGTTCGGCGAGGGATTGGTGGCCACGCTGGCCGCATTCGCGGTCGCCGGTGTCGGATCTATCGCCCTCGGCTTCCTGCTCGGCATCGGGCGCCTGTCGGAGCACGCCTGGGTGCGTGAGCCCGTCCGGTGGATCATCGAGGTGCTGCGAGCGGTGCCCGTGCTCATCCTGATGATGCTGCTGTACTACGGCCTCCCCGTGATCGGTGTGAAGATGCCGCCGTACTGGGCCGTCGTGATCGCCCTGATCGTCTACAACGGCTCCGTGCTCGCCGAGGTGCTGCGTGCCGGCATCGAGTCGCTGCCCCGTGGGCAGAAGGAAGCCGGCTACGCGATCGGACTGCGAAAGACCGGGGTGATGTACTTCATCCTGATCCCGCAGGCCGTGCGAGCGATGATGCCGGTGATCATCGCGCAGCTCGTCGTCGCGCTGAAGGACACCGCGCTCGGGTTCATCATCACGTACCAGGAGCTCCTCTACGTCATCAACCAGATCGGCAACCAGGCGCCCTACGGGTCGCCGCTGATCCCCGCGGCGATCGTCGGCGGATCGATGTACGTGGCCGTGTGTCTGCTGCTGTCCTACATCGCCTACCGCCTGCAGCGTCGGGCCAAGCGCTCGCCGAAGGCCGGGCCGGCGGTGCCGGATCCCCGTCAGCACGGCGGCGAGACGAACACCTCGCTCATCGTCCTGCAGGGAGACGGGTCCGAGAAGACGCGTTGA
- a CDS encoding glutamate ABC transporter substrate-binding protein: MRRTRTLAGIGIAAAALLALTACNSGTPSSTGAPEGGDEGEASSSTPWTVLTDVSIDGSPTFDRIESSGTIKVGVKEDQPGLGYLDPVTGDRTGFDVDIARWMAASLGVDPEKIEFQAIASANREQAIVNGDIDYYVGTYSITDKRKEQISFAGPYFVTGQGLLVGADSDIKSVDDLSAETTVCSATGSTPIQNIKTNYPDVPTKEYDTYSKCVEDLKNGQVDAVTTDEAILIGYAAQDPDKLKVVGEPFSEERYGIGLAKGDDALVEYFNTQLTDGAKIWQQIFDNNLGASGVKATQPEVDPIG, translated from the coding sequence ATGCGACGCACACGGACACTGGCAGGTATCGGAATCGCAGCGGCCGCGCTGCTGGCGCTCACCGCCTGCAACAGCGGTACGCCGTCCAGCACAGGAGCACCGGAGGGCGGCGACGAGGGCGAGGCCTCCAGCAGCACCCCGTGGACCGTCCTGACCGACGTCAGCATCGACGGCAGCCCGACGTTCGACCGGATCGAGTCTTCCGGCACGATCAAGGTCGGCGTCAAGGAGGACCAGCCGGGCCTCGGCTACCTCGACCCGGTGACGGGCGACCGCACCGGATTCGACGTCGACATCGCCCGCTGGATGGCGGCATCGCTCGGTGTCGACCCGGAGAAGATCGAGTTCCAGGCGATCGCCTCCGCGAACCGCGAGCAGGCCATCGTGAACGGCGACATCGACTACTACGTTGGCACCTACTCGATCACCGACAAGCGCAAGGAGCAGATCTCCTTCGCCGGTCCCTACTTCGTCACCGGTCAGGGCCTCCTCGTCGGCGCCGACAGCGACATCAAGAGCGTCGACGACCTGAGTGCCGAGACGACGGTCTGCTCGGCGACCGGATCGACGCCGATCCAGAACATCAAGACGAACTACCCCGACGTGCCGACCAAGGAGTACGACACGTACTCGAAGTGCGTCGAGGACCTGAAGAACGGTCAGGTGGATGCCGTCACGACCGACGAGGCGATCCTCATCGGCTACGCGGCCCAGGACCCGGACAAGCTGAAGGTCGTCGGGGAGCCGTTCAGCGAGGAGCGCTACGGCATCGGACTCGCCAAGGGCGATGACGCGCTGGTCGAGTACTTCAACACGCAGCTCACCGACGGCGCGAAGATCTGGCAGCAGATCTTCGACAACAACCTGGGTGCCTCCGGCGTCAAGGCGACGCAGCCCGAGGTCGACCCGATCGGCTGA
- a CDS encoding amino acid ABC transporter permease — MGVITDHLDLWGEALWGTIVLFLGGGIIALVLGLIVGAARVSPVPIARAVGGIYVNWIRNTPLTLVMFFFAFCLPILLGERVNSLLLAVIALGLYTATYVAEALRAGINTVPVGQAEAARAIGLNFGQVMRYVVLPQATRSVVPPMMSVLIALMKNTTVAAGFSVVNLGTIRAALSERGENALVVLLWVMVLFVVLVLLLAWVQRVLENKWRIAR, encoded by the coding sequence GTGGGAGTCATCACCGACCACCTCGACCTCTGGGGAGAGGCACTGTGGGGAACCATCGTGCTGTTCCTGGGCGGTGGCATCATCGCGCTGGTTCTCGGACTCATCGTCGGGGCCGCGAGAGTATCGCCGGTTCCGATCGCACGAGCCGTCGGCGGCATCTATGTGAACTGGATCCGCAACACGCCGCTCACCCTCGTCATGTTCTTCTTCGCGTTCTGCCTCCCCATCCTGCTGGGGGAGCGGGTGAACTCCCTCCTGCTGGCCGTGATCGCCCTCGGGCTCTACACCGCGACCTACGTCGCCGAGGCGCTGCGCGCCGGCATCAACACGGTGCCGGTCGGACAGGCCGAGGCCGCGCGTGCGATCGGCCTGAACTTCGGACAGGTCATGCGCTACGTGGTGCTGCCGCAGGCGACGCGCTCGGTCGTCCCGCCCATGATGAGCGTGCTCATCGCACTCATGAAGAACACCACGGTGGCGGCGGGGTTCTCCGTCGTCAACCTCGGCACCATCCGCGCGGCGCTCAGCGAGCGCGGGGAGAACGCCCTCGTCGTCCTGCTGTGGGTCATGGTCCTGTTCGTGGTGCTGGTGCTGCTGCTCGCCTGGGTGCAGCGCGTTCTCGAGAACAAGTGGAGGATCGCGCGATGA